The Cohnella abietis genome has a segment encoding these proteins:
- a CDS encoding RidA family protein: MRKAVRTAEASTGNGPYSQAIIAQGLLYVSGQGPLDPQTGEITGETIEEQAELTLSNIQHILNAAGCTMEHVVKVNVFLADLQDYDRFNETYMSFFSQPMPARTLVEAGLDRIKVEIDAIAVLPTE; encoded by the coding sequence ATGAGAAAAGCAGTACGAACAGCTGAAGCATCTACAGGGAATGGACCTTATTCGCAAGCGATCATCGCACAGGGATTGCTTTATGTTTCTGGTCAGGGCCCTCTTGATCCGCAAACGGGTGAGATTACGGGCGAAACGATAGAGGAGCAGGCGGAGCTGACGTTGTCCAATATTCAGCACATACTGAATGCTGCCGGATGCACGATGGAGCATGTTGTGAAGGTTAATGTCTTTCTGGCGGATTTGCAGGATTACGATCGGTTCAACGAAACGTATATGTCGTTCTTTAGTCAGCCGATGCCGGCAAGAACTTTAGTGGAAGCAGGGCTTGATCGGATTAAAGTCGAGATAGACGCCATTGCTGTGCTGCCGACCGAATAG
- a CDS encoding M20/M25/M40 family metallo-hydrolase, which translates to MNEIKQEIRSWVEANERRILQLVQDLVSYNTVNQVWTGNEKDAQIYLSQVLKDMGLVVDVFTPEEVTGLKEHPGYFPGKDYTDRPNVVAELKGAGGGKSLIFSSHMDTTTAASEWKRNPWDPAIENGKLYGLGTFDMKGGLVASIFAVRCLQELGITLKGNVLIESVVDEEFGGANGTLASRVRGYNPDAAIIPEPTNLSVCPGNHGGAQWRVTFTGNTGMSFSGEVIVNPAHIAAKFIVYLEEYEAQRQNKGGPAPYFVNDHTLPVIVTRLEAGDMNAALCDTGPSECHVDIWVECHAGVTEEELEKEIMDGFRSKYANEYDKWNEPRFNKLIRFLPGTQVDSSFPLIGMLAEITSEVTNQQYGSITGAPFACDSFMFNMYTNTPAIIIGPVGANAHASDEHIDIAEFLKLVEIYALTTLQWCGYHNRGVR; encoded by the coding sequence GTGAACGAGATTAAGCAGGAAATACGTTCGTGGGTCGAGGCTAATGAACGGCGCATATTACAGCTTGTGCAGGATTTAGTTTCCTATAACACTGTAAATCAAGTGTGGACGGGAAACGAGAAAGACGCTCAAATCTATCTATCGCAAGTGCTCAAGGATATGGGGCTAGTCGTCGATGTATTCACGCCGGAGGAAGTAACTGGATTAAAGGAGCACCCAGGCTATTTTCCAGGCAAGGATTATACAGACCGTCCGAATGTCGTAGCAGAGTTGAAGGGAGCTGGCGGGGGGAAGTCACTTATTTTCTCCAGTCACATGGATACAACAACAGCTGCCTCAGAATGGAAAAGGAATCCTTGGGATCCGGCTATAGAGAACGGGAAGCTATATGGTTTAGGTACATTTGATATGAAGGGTGGCCTGGTCGCTTCAATCTTTGCCGTTCGTTGCCTGCAAGAGCTAGGGATCACACTTAAGGGGAATGTTCTAATCGAGTCCGTCGTCGATGAAGAATTCGGCGGTGCGAACGGAACCTTGGCCAGCCGTGTTAGAGGTTATAACCCTGATGCTGCAATCATTCCTGAGCCGACTAACCTGTCTGTATGTCCGGGTAATCATGGCGGTGCTCAATGGAGAGTCACTTTTACAGGGAATACGGGAATGTCCTTCAGTGGAGAGGTAATTGTTAATCCTGCACACATAGCGGCGAAGTTTATTGTGTACTTGGAAGAATACGAGGCACAGCGTCAGAATAAGGGCGGGCCTGCTCCGTATTTCGTGAACGACCATACCCTTCCCGTCATCGTTACACGATTGGAAGCAGGCGACATGAATGCGGCACTATGTGACACAGGTCCATCCGAGTGCCATGTGGATATATGGGTAGAATGCCACGCGGGCGTTACGGAGGAAGAGCTTGAGAAAGAAATTATGGATGGCTTCCGGAGTAAGTATGCTAACGAGTATGACAAATGGAACGAGCCGAGATTCAATAAATTAATTCGGTTTCTACCTGGAACGCAGGTAGATTCGAGCTTCCCTCTTATTGGCATGTTAGCCGAGATTACAAGCGAAGTGACGAATCAGCAATATGGAAGCATTACAGGGGCTCCATTTGCCTGTGACTCCTTTATGTTCAACATGTATACGAATACCCCGGCTATTATTATAGGTCCGGTTGGAGCTAATGCTCACGCGTCAGATGAACACATTGATATTGCTGAGTTTCTGAAGCTTGTGGAGATTTATGCGTTAACGACCTTGCAGTGGTGTGGCTATCATAATCGAGGAGTTCGATGA
- a CDS encoding carbohydrate ABC transporter permease → MLSKKIGPQLFINLLFILFSIACIFPLIAVISVSFSSEEDILKYGYSLIPKSFDLSAYAYVLYKPLQIVNAFKVSILVSVIGTVVSLLVIAGIAYPMSREDFKLKNKLSFYVFFTMLFNGGLVPTYMLISNYLHLKNTIWVLILPYLAFPWFILILRSFMQKIPHSIIESCMIDGASEFRIFFRIILPLAKPGLATVALFILLQYWNDWWLSMLYIEKESLVPLQFMLYRMMNNITYLTNASNMMPPGMKDLVLPSESARMAMAILAAGPMLAVFPFFQKYFVRGLTVGAVKG, encoded by the coding sequence ATGTTATCCAAGAAAATAGGACCGCAGCTATTCATTAATCTCTTGTTCATTTTGTTTAGCATTGCTTGCATCTTTCCTCTAATAGCTGTAATATCAGTTTCTTTCAGTAGCGAGGAAGACATTCTTAAATACGGGTACAGCCTAATACCAAAAAGCTTCGATCTTTCTGCGTATGCCTATGTGCTATATAAACCGTTACAAATAGTAAACGCTTTCAAGGTATCCATACTAGTTAGTGTTATCGGTACGGTTGTTTCTTTGTTAGTCATTGCCGGGATTGCTTATCCGATGTCCCGCGAGGATTTCAAGCTGAAAAACAAATTGAGCTTCTACGTGTTTTTTACAATGCTGTTTAATGGCGGCTTGGTTCCGACCTACATGCTAATCAGTAATTATCTACATTTAAAAAACACCATTTGGGTGTTGATTCTTCCCTATCTTGCCTTTCCGTGGTTCATCTTGATATTAAGATCCTTCATGCAGAAGATCCCACACAGCATTATCGAATCGTGCATGATTGATGGAGCTAGTGAGTTCAGAATCTTCTTCCGAATCATTCTACCGCTTGCCAAGCCTGGACTTGCTACAGTTGCATTGTTTATACTGCTGCAGTATTGGAATGATTGGTGGCTGAGCATGCTCTATATCGAGAAGGAGAGTCTAGTGCCCTTGCAATTCATGCTGTATAGGATGATGAATAACATCACTTACCTAACCAATGCTAGCAACATGATGCCTCCAGGGATGAAAGATTTAGTGCTTCCATCTGAATCTGCCCGTATGGCAATGGCAATTCTAGCAGCAGGACCTATGCTGGCAGTATTCCCGTTTTTCCAGAAATACTTTGTACGAGGTCTTACGGTTGGTGCTGTTAAAGGTTAG
- a CDS encoding SDR family NAD(P)-dependent oxidoreductase → MARFSSKVAFITGASRGIGKAIAERFAVEGAKVAIVSNSVEELNAVEQQFINEGYEILPLLADVSDSSQIERAVELTVSQWGRIDILANNAGIAWEEEFLDITDSNWRKMLDVNLNGMFYTAQRVSRQMVKQGGGTIINMSSTNGIVGEKNYAHYNASKGGIVLLTKTMALELGARNIRVNAVCPGYIQTPMSEAIDSAEFIEEYIRNKIPLGKVGTPADVAGAFAFLASDDAAFITGTTIVVDGGQLAF, encoded by the coding sequence ATGGCAAGATTCAGTAGCAAGGTTGCATTCATAACCGGAGCAAGTCGCGGTATTGGCAAAGCGATTGCCGAACGATTCGCCGTCGAGGGCGCGAAGGTCGCTATCGTATCCAACAGCGTTGAGGAATTAAATGCAGTGGAGCAACAATTCATTAACGAAGGCTACGAAATATTGCCTTTATTGGCGGACGTATCCGATTCAAGTCAAATCGAAAGAGCCGTCGAACTTACTGTTTCTCAATGGGGACGGATCGACATTCTGGCTAACAATGCCGGGATCGCTTGGGAAGAAGAATTTTTAGATATTACGGACAGTAATTGGCGCAAGATGCTGGACGTCAATCTAAATGGAATGTTCTACACCGCACAACGGGTATCCCGCCAGATGGTCAAGCAAGGAGGCGGAACCATTATCAATATGTCCTCGACAAACGGAATTGTGGGCGAGAAGAACTACGCGCACTACAACGCATCGAAGGGCGGTATTGTGTTATTGACGAAAACGATGGCGTTGGAGCTGGGAGCCCGCAACATTAGAGTAAACGCGGTTTGCCCGGGGTACATCCAGACCCCAATGTCTGAAGCCATAGATAGTGCAGAATTTATTGAAGAGTATATTCGCAACAAAATTCCATTGGGCAAGGTGGGCACGCCGGCAGACGTAGCCGGGGCATTCGCCTTCTTGGCTTCCGACGATGCGGCCTTTATAACGGGAACAACGATTGTCGTCGATGGTGGGCAGCTTGCATTTTAA
- a CDS encoding ABC transporter permease, which produces MNNRQKGLFSYQSYKKNVQLGILAFPAVVLIFIFSYVPMAGIFIAFKDINYEKGLFHSPWVGFDNFKFFFSSSDVWLVMRNTLSYNIVFIAVGTLLSILFAVLLNEVLSRRLVKGYQTIFFFPYFFSWIIVAYMTYSFIGPYGVVTSFLERVGIRFDFYTETWIWPILLTLISIWKGLGYMSIIFYAGIMGISQEYFEAASIDGATKFQMIRKITIPLLMPLITIMTLLSIGKIFYSDFGLFFFIPREIGQLFPVTQVIDTYVYRMLKVSGDLGMSSAVGLFQSTMGFLVVLFSNYVVKKVDEDNKLF; this is translated from the coding sequence TTGAACAACAGACAGAAAGGTTTATTCAGCTACCAGTCTTATAAAAAGAATGTTCAGTTAGGGATATTGGCATTTCCGGCAGTCGTGCTCATCTTCATTTTCTCGTACGTTCCAATGGCAGGCATTTTCATCGCGTTCAAAGATATCAATTATGAGAAAGGGCTGTTTCATAGTCCTTGGGTCGGGTTCGATAATTTTAAGTTCTTCTTTTCTTCTAGCGATGTATGGCTCGTAATGAGGAATACGCTTTCCTACAATATCGTTTTTATTGCTGTAGGTACATTACTGTCCATCCTATTTGCAGTACTCTTAAATGAAGTATTAAGTAGAAGATTAGTTAAAGGATATCAAACGATATTTTTCTTCCCTTATTTCTTCTCATGGATCATCGTCGCGTATATGACCTATTCCTTTATTGGTCCTTATGGAGTGGTTACCTCATTCTTAGAAAGAGTAGGTATTCGTTTCGATTTCTACACCGAAACATGGATTTGGCCCATACTGCTCACTTTAATAAGTATTTGGAAGGGCCTCGGGTATATGAGTATCATTTTTTATGCCGGAATTATGGGGATCTCACAAGAGTATTTTGAAGCTGCGTCCATAGACGGAGCTACGAAGTTTCAAATGATTCGTAAAATTACGATCCCTCTGTTAATGCCTTTAATAACGATTATGACTCTTTTATCGATAGGTAAAATCTTTTACTCGGATTTCGGTTTGTTTTTCTTCATTCCAAGGGAAATTGGACAATTGTTTCCTGTCACACAAGTTATCGATACTTATGTTTACCGAATGTTGAAGGTTTCTGGTGATCTAGGGATGTCCTCTGCCGTCGGATTATTTCAATCCACGATGGGATTCCTCGTCGTTTTGTTCAGTAATTATGTCGTGAAAAAAGTAGATGAAGACAACAAGTTATTTTAA
- a CDS encoding beta-N-acetylhexosaminidase, whose product MNLHFIMDDADLKSGIEIFAEQFHFSVSEDGIPVQVLQNNDNKIVVSKSGNTACIQYTYKHQFFRALGLLLENMRYEQEFHITETPQFQTNGPMIDVSQGNAVLRVETLQRLITQMAAMGLNMLMLYTEDSYTIKEQPYFGYMRGKYSQDEIRQCDDYAHQFGIELIPCIQTLSHLRDVLKWNSFSGIKEDGETLLVGEEKTYEFIEQMIIAATSPVRSKRIHIGMDEAMRLGLGNYLTHNGLRSKSEIMNEHLARVLQITEKIGLKPMIWSDMYFRSSGDQLDNYEANNSPSDAVIEAMPKNIQYVFWDYYHYDEQFYLDFIRKHKQFGSTPIFAGGIWNWKGFCLNYGATFASTNAAMAACKKEGVKEVIATLWGDDGTECHIYSSLLGLQLFAEHGYADDFDEEKLKRRFQFCTGGNYEDFMDIRLVDEIPGTSEGNHEVVNPSRYLLWQQVLMGLFDRNIERLPIADHYAKMAIQYDQAMQRNGEWTPVFEILQKLCHVLAVKSEIGLRITRAYKGGDIALLNHFAKVELTDLIGRVEDLRECHLSQWLQLYKPFGWEVIDFRYGGLLASIRTAIRRLSDYAGGTIERLEELDEDRLLYQGQEGLVDCYWYKGMPSASRVIQSID is encoded by the coding sequence GTGAACTTGCATTTTATTATGGATGATGCCGACTTAAAGTCTGGAATAGAGATATTCGCAGAGCAATTCCATTTCTCCGTTAGCGAAGACGGCATTCCCGTTCAAGTTTTACAGAATAACGATAATAAGATCGTCGTATCGAAATCGGGAAATACCGCGTGCATTCAATACACGTATAAGCATCAATTTTTCCGAGCGCTCGGACTGCTTCTGGAAAATATGCGATACGAACAGGAATTCCATATTACTGAAACGCCGCAATTTCAGACGAACGGTCCAATGATCGATGTTTCGCAAGGAAATGCGGTTTTGCGCGTCGAGACGCTTCAGCGGCTAATCACCCAGATGGCGGCGATGGGACTTAACATGTTAATGCTGTATACGGAAGACAGCTATACCATCAAGGAGCAGCCTTACTTCGGATATATGAGAGGCAAGTATTCTCAGGATGAAATTCGTCAATGCGACGACTATGCCCATCAGTTCGGGATTGAGCTCATTCCTTGTATTCAGACGCTAAGCCATTTACGAGACGTTCTGAAATGGAATAGCTTCAGCGGTATTAAGGAAGATGGGGAGACATTGCTCGTCGGTGAAGAGAAAACTTACGAGTTTATCGAGCAGATGATCATTGCAGCAACGAGCCCTGTTCGGTCCAAACGTATCCATATCGGCATGGATGAAGCGATGAGGCTGGGATTAGGGAATTATCTGACCCATAACGGGCTGCGCTCCAAATCCGAGATCATGAACGAGCACTTGGCAAGGGTGCTGCAGATTACGGAAAAGATCGGCTTGAAGCCGATGATCTGGAGCGATATGTATTTCCGTTCCAGCGGTGATCAGCTAGATAATTATGAAGCGAACAATAGCCCTTCTGATGCTGTTATAGAGGCTATGCCCAAGAACATTCAGTATGTTTTCTGGGATTATTATCATTACGACGAACAATTTTATTTGGACTTTATTCGCAAGCACAAGCAATTCGGTTCGACTCCTATTTTCGCCGGAGGGATTTGGAATTGGAAGGGCTTCTGCTTGAATTATGGGGCGACCTTCGCATCAACCAACGCTGCGATGGCTGCCTGCAAAAAAGAAGGCGTGAAGGAAGTTATCGCCACCTTGTGGGGAGATGACGGTACGGAATGCCATATTTATTCCAGTCTGCTCGGCTTGCAGTTATTCGCGGAGCATGGATATGCAGATGATTTTGACGAAGAGAAATTAAAGAGAAGATTTCAATTTTGCACAGGTGGAAATTACGAGGACTTCATGGACATCCGGTTGGTCGATGAAATCCCGGGCACTTCTGAAGGAAACCACGAGGTAGTGAATCCATCCCGCTATTTGTTATGGCAGCAAGTATTAATGGGATTGTTCGATCGAAATATCGAGAGACTGCCGATCGCTGATCATTATGCGAAGATGGCCATCCAGTATGATCAGGCGATGCAGCGCAATGGAGAGTGGACTCCGGTATTCGAAATTTTACAGAAGCTGTGCCACGTACTAGCGGTCAAATCGGAGATCGGCTTGAGAATAACGCGCGCTTATAAGGGCGGCGATATCGCATTACTCAATCACTTTGCGAAGGTGGAGCTGACTGATTTAATTGGCCGAGTAGAGGATTTAAGGGAATGTCATCTGAGCCAGTGGCTGCAGTTATACAAGCCATTCGGCTGGGAGGTCATCGATTTCCGATATGGAGGATTGTTGGCCAGCATTAGAACAGCGATCCGCCGACTGTCCGATTATGCGGGCGGAACGATTGAGCGGCTGGAAGAGCTTGACGAGGATCGATTGTTATACCAAGGGCAGGAAGGTCTTGTGGACTGCTATTGGTATAAGGGAATGCCTTCGGCAAGCCGAGTTATTCAGTCGATAGATTAG
- a CDS encoding ABC transporter substrate-binding protein, translated as MFRNVSFSKTGIVATILVLVLSMMLAACGNNNKENGSANESNEPKETTTGTPASTETAESLPEVKLTWYFPGVFPQADQDLVFAEVNKILKEKINATVDFKPFGFGEYDQKMQVVIASGESYDIAFTSNWINKYSLNVAKGAFLPLDDLLVKYAPKSFAAVPQSFWDAARVKGKIYGFINEQIAARTPAVVVSKEEASKYNLDIPAISGKLTPDNLHLLEPYIQSVRKDFPQKGFITSLVQLDGLFFNLEPIAGIQVPGSVEFSDSTLKVVNQFETEGVQKFAALMRDWNAKGYLNSKERISKKSEDGTEAKAGKVALAIGGAYKPGGEIELSAEVGYERLQLPAGTAHLTTNGIIATMQSINRNSKNPERAMMLLELLNTDKELYNLLSFGIKDKHFSIDADGFMVKQGDEAKAYSPDVPWMFATNFLAYVEKGKPMTVWEDTKKVNADALPSLLLGFSFDAEPVKSEIGKVTAIFDEYSRAIELGVSTEEKYKEFLAKQKAAGADKIIAEMQKQIDAWKATK; from the coding sequence ATGTTTAGAAATGTAAGCTTTTCAAAAACGGGGATCGTCGCAACAATTCTAGTACTTGTGTTAAGCATGATGCTTGCAGCCTGCGGAAACAACAACAAAGAAAATGGAAGCGCTAACGAGTCTAACGAGCCTAAAGAGACGACAACAGGAACGCCAGCCTCAACAGAGACGGCGGAAAGCTTGCCTGAAGTTAAGCTGACATGGTATTTTCCAGGCGTATTTCCTCAAGCTGATCAAGATTTAGTTTTTGCTGAAGTTAATAAAATATTAAAAGAAAAAATCAATGCTACTGTAGATTTTAAACCATTTGGCTTTGGTGAATATGATCAGAAGATGCAAGTGGTTATTGCCTCCGGCGAGTCTTATGATATCGCGTTTACATCAAACTGGATTAATAAATATAGTCTAAATGTAGCCAAGGGAGCCTTTTTACCTTTAGATGATTTGCTTGTTAAGTATGCACCGAAATCCTTTGCAGCAGTTCCGCAATCGTTCTGGGATGCTGCGCGAGTAAAAGGGAAAATTTATGGCTTTATTAATGAACAGATTGCAGCTAGAACTCCAGCGGTAGTTGTTTCTAAAGAAGAAGCCAGTAAATACAACCTAGATATCCCAGCAATAAGCGGCAAGCTTACCCCGGATAACTTACACCTATTGGAGCCTTATATCCAAAGCGTAAGAAAAGACTTTCCACAAAAGGGGTTCATTACTTCGTTGGTTCAATTGGACGGTTTGTTCTTCAATCTAGAGCCTATTGCAGGAATTCAAGTTCCAGGATCGGTTGAATTCTCGGATTCCACGCTTAAAGTCGTTAACCAGTTTGAGACTGAGGGCGTTCAGAAGTTCGCAGCGTTGATGAGAGATTGGAATGCGAAAGGGTATTTGAACTCGAAAGAGCGTATCTCGAAAAAGTCCGAGGATGGGACAGAGGCGAAGGCAGGCAAGGTTGCTCTAGCGATTGGTGGAGCCTATAAACCAGGTGGTGAAATTGAGCTGTCAGCAGAAGTAGGCTATGAAAGACTTCAGCTTCCTGCTGGAACTGCACATTTAACGACAAATGGTATCATCGCTACTATGCAGTCTATCAACAGAAATTCTAAAAATCCAGAAAGAGCTATGATGCTGCTGGAATTACTGAATACAGACAAAGAGCTTTACAACCTATTGAGCTTTGGTATTAAAGATAAGCACTTTAGTATAGATGCGGATGGATTCATGGTGAAACAAGGCGATGAAGCAAAAGCCTATTCTCCAGATGTACCTTGGATGTTTGCTACTAATTTCCTTGCCTATGTTGAAAAGGGTAAGCCTATGACAGTCTGGGAAGATACGAAGAAGGTTAACGCGGATGCATTGCCATCGTTATTGCTAGGATTTAGCTTCGACGCAGAACCGGTAAAGAGCGAAATCGGCAAAGTAACTGCTATATTCGATGAGTATTCTAGAGCAATCGAATTAGGAGTTAGCACGGAAGAGAAGTATAAAGAATTCCTTGCCAAACAGAAGGCTGCTGGCGCGGATAAGATTATAGCTGAAATGCAGAAGCAAATTGATGCATGGAAAGCTACGAAATAA
- a CDS encoding AraC family transcriptional regulator has translation MIKKFITKNPFQLFLTILLPFLLSTLLVIFVQSSFQGRIFENFALEMVFNQQKTDLETTSRNVNLIEKTANSAATTAFFDDSIKDLLYSDVTSEDYVKYKRKMEFYKNIYPFLQSIYIYNGHNIQAVPSMSFVYDRSSFDDKGIFPILDDIQNNRTHSIVLREIPNPLSGLTSNAEQFIYVYSYLFFDSQLQSGKVSEAIILNISEEFLQQSISSSGHNSRTFMIDSEGTLLSRDSMNPLLSDLKDKNYIKLINDSTERSGNFRMNVDGVESLVTYTATDILDWKLISITPYSHVVQDIEKMKKKTYLLVICFIIGSILLSLYFSRKLYLPIKLVIQNYNIFEKNDFDYKKQEFLRKMVYSDDSISISSFQTQFMKYKIGLKPSDSFLAVLIKIDDYSEFCNKFNLSDRSLLKYGVINIASELLSGVYDHECINLEEDQILILISYSTGDSPSKDEKLITRFKEIQDHINNYLKISTSITFSDPFETLSGLNTHYLKTLDLSYSRLVYGHKSLIFNESLNTLANDSFKYPQNQDKAMTDALIQGQIDDAKNALSSIIQYASKYSFTILNSVLIRLLLSIRQAIEVIEINHSINVNFNLNIYLAKVQKIETLDKIHSEFLDFFEKLSVELESKKDHKHIKLLEDVTLIIQKEFANPALSLVTISEQVNLSPPYLGKLFKKHRHLSITDYINDVRISSARDLIATSDEAIHVIMESCGFLSRSHFYTLFKKVYGVTPIQYRSNSKNLKEN, from the coding sequence TTGATAAAAAAGTTTATTACCAAAAATCCATTCCAGCTTTTTCTAACTATCCTGTTGCCCTTTTTACTGAGCACACTTTTGGTAATATTCGTACAATCTTCTTTTCAAGGTCGAATTTTCGAAAATTTCGCTCTCGAAATGGTGTTCAACCAACAAAAAACAGACTTGGAAACGACAAGCAGAAATGTTAACCTCATCGAAAAAACCGCCAACTCAGCTGCAACCACAGCTTTTTTTGACGATTCGATTAAAGATCTCTTATATTCAGATGTGACTTCGGAAGACTACGTGAAATACAAAAGGAAAATGGAGTTCTATAAAAACATTTATCCTTTCCTGCAATCGATATACATCTACAATGGCCACAATATTCAAGCTGTACCCAGCATGAGCTTCGTTTATGATCGCTCCTCCTTTGACGACAAAGGGATATTTCCTATTCTCGATGACATCCAAAATAATAGAACGCACAGTATTGTACTTCGTGAGATCCCAAATCCGCTATCTGGCCTAACCTCGAATGCAGAACAATTTATTTATGTGTATTCCTATCTCTTTTTTGATTCACAGCTTCAAAGCGGAAAAGTTAGCGAAGCCATCATACTTAATATATCCGAAGAGTTTTTACAGCAAAGCATTAGCTCTTCTGGTCACAATAGTCGAACGTTTATGATCGACAGTGAAGGCACTCTTCTATCTAGAGATTCGATGAATCCATTGCTAAGCGATTTGAAGGATAAGAACTATATTAAATTAATAAATGACTCTACTGAACGCAGCGGAAATTTCCGAATGAACGTAGATGGTGTGGAATCACTTGTAACTTACACGGCAACCGATATTTTAGATTGGAAGCTCATTAGCATCACCCCTTATTCCCATGTTGTGCAGGATATAGAGAAGATGAAGAAAAAGACATATCTTCTGGTTATTTGCTTCATTATAGGAAGCATTCTGTTATCGTTATATTTTTCAAGAAAGCTCTACTTACCGATAAAATTAGTCATTCAAAATTATAATATTTTTGAAAAAAATGATTTTGACTATAAGAAGCAAGAATTTCTGCGCAAAATGGTCTACTCTGACGATTCTATATCGATTAGTTCGTTCCAGACACAGTTTATGAAATATAAGATTGGGCTCAAGCCTTCCGATTCATTCCTAGCGGTTCTCATTAAGATCGATGACTATTCGGAGTTTTGTAACAAATTCAATCTCAGTGATCGCAGTTTGTTAAAGTATGGCGTCATTAATATCGCCTCGGAGCTGCTTTCCGGCGTTTATGACCATGAATGCATCAATCTTGAAGAGGATCAGATCCTCATCCTGATCAGCTATAGCACGGGGGATTCCCCATCAAAGGATGAAAAGTTAATTACTCGGTTCAAAGAAATTCAAGATCATATTAACAACTACTTGAAAATATCGACATCCATTACTTTCAGTGATCCTTTTGAAACGTTGTCAGGACTAAACACTCACTATTTGAAAACGTTAGACCTATCCTACTCTAGATTAGTTTATGGGCATAAATCTCTTATTTTTAATGAAAGCCTGAATACACTAGCGAATGATAGCTTCAAGTATCCACAAAACCAAGATAAGGCAATGACTGACGCCTTAATCCAAGGTCAAATAGACGACGCCAAGAACGCCTTATCCAGTATCATCCAATATGCTTCAAAGTACAGCTTTACCATTCTCAATTCCGTGCTGATTCGTTTGCTGTTGTCCATTCGCCAAGCGATAGAGGTGATTGAAATCAATCATTCTATCAACGTAAATTTCAATTTAAATATTTATCTTGCTAAGGTTCAAAAAATTGAAACATTGGATAAGATCCATTCAGAGTTTCTAGATTTCTTTGAAAAGCTGTCTGTTGAGCTGGAATCAAAGAAGGATCATAAACATATCAAGCTACTTGAAGACGTAACTCTTATTATCCAAAAAGAATTTGCAAATCCGGCCTTATCCTTAGTTACGATTTCCGAACAAGTCAATTTATCTCCTCCTTATTTGGGAAAGCTGTTCAAAAAACACCGTCATCTCTCTATAACTGATTACATCAACGATGTTCGGATATCGTCAGCACGTGATTTAATCGCAACATCAGATGAGGCTATTCATGTCATTATGGAAAGCTGTGGATTTTTAAGCCGCAGCCACTTTTACACGCTGTTTAAGAAGGTTTATGGGGTTACACCGATTCAATATAGAAGCAATTCTAAAAACCTCAAAGAAAATTAA